The Ralstonia wenshanensis genome includes a region encoding these proteins:
- a CDS encoding GGDEF domain-containing protein — MSAVERLPEYEQALLRIYLGPLPFLAYGVVAFIQPTPEAHRTLLACLFYVVFSVGTYMAVNALSGPSRTRLVTTTVMDQASVVMILAAGGRIALPMLWAFFWFLVGAGCRHGKRMLALSCTVALAGIAALMRWAPWWQENFSAALGIAFGVTATSIYLTVLVNRLEKRAATDPLTGLSNRKSLEKTIARVLCGHDGEAERTALLLIDLDGFKQVNDAYGHGVGDLLLQRFAQALQARMRRGDTLSRLGGDEFVILARDLDSKTDAQAIADDVQSVLNAIQTVDGHPVSVSASIGVYLFSTGTGGKPLDIPAIMRRADNAMYRAKTAGKNHTVFSD, encoded by the coding sequence TTGAGCGCCGTTGAAAGGCTGCCGGAGTATGAGCAAGCGCTGTTGCGGATCTACCTGGGCCCGCTACCCTTCCTGGCCTATGGAGTCGTTGCGTTCATCCAACCAACGCCTGAGGCCCACCGAACGCTATTGGCATGTCTTTTTTATGTCGTATTCAGCGTCGGTACGTATATGGCTGTCAATGCACTGTCCGGCCCATCGCGCACACGGTTAGTCACAACCACCGTCATGGACCAGGCTTCGGTGGTGATGATTCTTGCCGCAGGCGGCCGGATAGCATTGCCCATGCTCTGGGCCTTCTTCTGGTTTTTGGTAGGCGCAGGATGTCGCCATGGCAAACGCATGTTGGCACTCTCCTGCACTGTCGCGCTTGCTGGCATTGCAGCGCTCATGCGATGGGCGCCGTGGTGGCAAGAGAACTTTTCCGCCGCGCTAGGCATCGCCTTTGGTGTTACCGCAACCTCGATCTATTTGACAGTGCTGGTCAACAGGCTCGAGAAGCGAGCCGCTACCGACCCTTTGACTGGACTGAGCAATCGCAAGAGCCTTGAGAAGACCATCGCGCGCGTACTGTGTGGTCATGATGGCGAAGCGGAACGAACGGCCCTGTTGCTCATTGATTTGGACGGGTTCAAACAAGTCAACGACGCATATGGGCACGGAGTAGGAGACTTGCTGCTGCAACGCTTTGCCCAAGCCTTGCAAGCTCGCATGCGTCGGGGCGATACGCTCTCCCGCTTGGGAGGCGACGAGTTCGTGATTCTGGCGCGCGACCTTGATAGCAAGACAGACGCGCAAGCCATTGCAGATGATGTCCAGTCGGTACTGAATGCGATTCAAACCGTTGATGGACATCCAGTTTCTGTGTCGGCCAGCATTGGCGTCTATCTGTTTTCAACCGGCACGGGAGGCAAACCGCTCGACATTCCTGCCATCATGCGTCGCGCAGATAATGCGATGTATCGTGCGAAGACCGCCGGCAAGAACCACACCGTGTTCTCCGACTAG
- a CDS encoding Crp/Fnr family transcriptional regulator yields the protein MNAREAALVEDIAQRKIRVKRGESIFRSGDPLDEIYAVKYGTFKLTLGTAEGREMIAAFYLSGDIFGADGFESDTRTSTAIALEDSEVCAVSWKHLAELAQQEGAIQKLVTQIFSARIGRKQRLMLCLGSMRSEERVASFLLDLSERLKERGFSDRHIILRMSREEIAEHLAMQLETVSRIFSSLAREGILRVNHREIQILDIQGLATVSQAGVQKNRAF from the coding sequence TTGAACGCCCGTGAAGCCGCGCTGGTAGAAGACATCGCACAGCGAAAAATCCGGGTAAAGAGAGGCGAGTCAATCTTCCGCTCCGGCGATCCCCTGGATGAAATCTACGCGGTGAAATACGGTACGTTCAAGCTGACGCTTGGCACAGCCGAAGGCCGCGAGATGATTGCCGCGTTCTACCTGAGCGGCGACATATTCGGCGCGGATGGCTTCGAATCGGATACCCGAACCTCAACCGCGATTGCATTGGAAGACTCGGAGGTGTGCGCCGTATCGTGGAAGCACCTTGCCGAGTTAGCACAGCAAGAAGGTGCGATTCAAAAACTGGTTACGCAGATCTTCAGCGCGCGCATCGGCCGCAAACAACGACTGATGCTCTGTCTCGGATCCATGCGCTCGGAGGAACGCGTCGCCAGTTTCTTGCTCGATCTTTCGGAGCGTCTGAAAGAGCGGGGCTTTTCCGATCGGCACATTATTCTGCGCATGAGTCGCGAAGAGATTGCCGAGCACCTAGCCATGCAGCTCGAAACCGTGAGTCGAATTTTCAGTTCGCTCGCGCGCGAGGGTATTTTGCGGGTCAATCATCGCGAAATTCAGATATTGGACATCCAGGGGCTGGCGACGGTCTCACAGGCAGGTGTTCAGAAAAATCGTGCCTTCTAA